From the genome of Pelagicoccus sp. SDUM812003, one region includes:
- a CDS encoding cupin domain-containing protein, with amino-acid sequence MDFPGWKGLSLEDVGLLFFLFDIEAGAAEFPLHASEDEWLAYVIEGGGELYSGFGDTKKTGSVRFAEGDFITFHSNTSHAWKNGQQRTRILFARKA; translated from the coding sequence TTGGATTTTCCTGGTTGGAAGGGCTTGTCTCTAGAGGATGTTGGGCTGCTTTTTTTCCTGTTCGATATCGAAGCAGGAGCCGCCGAATTTCCGTTGCACGCATCGGAGGACGAGTGGTTGGCTTATGTGATCGAAGGGGGTGGAGAGCTGTATTCCGGTTTCGGCGATACGAAAAAGACGGGATCTGTTCGTTTCGCGGAAGGGGATTTCATCACCTTCCACTCGAATACATCGCATGCCTGGAAGAACGGGCAGCAGCGGACGCGGATCCTCTTTGCCAGGAAGGCTTAG
- a CDS encoding sugar-binding domain-containing protein → MEIDLSGNHWKMEKIRPGAGVKEEWHKLPSEYQGTYFNWNQASVPGDVYTDLQRAGEIDDILMGRNMGKAKWAHEYEYWYMSKFNAPEEMRGKQIELVFEGVDYSCEVWLNGIYLGKHEGMYEDFHFDITRLTRFEQWYEGCNIIMIKLDPPPRNYRRVAGKKFCFSGDYMPGLVPFGIWRPVKVRATGITRIRNFRIESDLLSQQGANVRVEIEIENLGCQPIEVDLVTQIRGENFESRAYPWEGVVTLRPGRNKVCIEVLMEDVKLWWPWDMGEQHLYELSAVLVHEGNRLDSKREVFGVREVKLEMNPGFLRAEVENPWTFVINGRPYFLRGACWGGPPSYFYGRNSDRKYEDRLKMVKEANINNLRIFGWHPPEVPKFYELCDRLGITVWTNFGFATQAFEATPEFLYGVLNECKATVIQRRNHPSNIIWMGGEEVFFSDAHVDSDNKLIMEEIGKAVAEVTNVPYALASPMSGEYGQKLGFAPKESSHANEHYYAAGHLLMEDYYGTMDYCVIPELTAASAPAVESLKKFIPEKELWPMGPSWGYHWADLTILKLLNVEVFGETRDGSLEEFVESTQLAHGIIAQYALEHFRRRKPRVSAVALCHFMTYLPDIKWGIIDYYGKKKTAFEYVTRAYQPLLPSLEYRKRRFNSGSPLEASVWIVNDYHRSFENLILSWKVLSPAGKTLGEGSRVVHIDAESSKAYLDLDTIIEGSDYELFKVEMSIADAKGKILSSNFHTLMVGDQEAAIERSLKLYDQMRDDQQAFGKSYYRYHEELWDID, encoded by the coding sequence ATGGAAATTGATCTCAGCGGAAATCACTGGAAGATGGAAAAGATTCGCCCCGGAGCTGGGGTGAAGGAGGAATGGCACAAACTGCCTTCCGAATACCAAGGGACTTACTTCAATTGGAATCAGGCCTCGGTGCCGGGCGACGTCTACACGGACCTTCAGCGGGCGGGTGAGATTGACGACATCCTGATGGGCCGAAACATGGGCAAGGCGAAGTGGGCCCATGAATACGAGTATTGGTACATGTCCAAGTTCAACGCTCCGGAAGAAATGCGGGGCAAGCAGATCGAGCTGGTTTTTGAAGGCGTCGACTACAGTTGCGAGGTTTGGCTTAATGGTATCTACCTCGGCAAGCACGAGGGCATGTACGAGGATTTTCACTTCGACATAACCCGCCTGACCCGTTTCGAGCAATGGTACGAAGGCTGCAATATCATTATGATCAAGCTCGATCCTCCGCCGCGCAACTATCGACGTGTGGCGGGTAAGAAGTTCTGCTTCTCCGGCGACTACATGCCAGGGTTAGTGCCCTTTGGCATATGGCGTCCAGTCAAGGTGCGTGCGACTGGAATTACGCGTATTCGAAATTTCAGGATTGAGTCAGATCTGTTGAGCCAGCAGGGGGCAAATGTAAGGGTAGAAATCGAAATTGAGAACTTGGGCTGTCAGCCGATCGAAGTAGATCTGGTTACCCAGATCCGAGGAGAGAACTTTGAATCTCGCGCGTACCCTTGGGAGGGCGTCGTAACGCTGCGTCCAGGTAGAAACAAAGTTTGTATAGAAGTTCTAATGGAAGATGTGAAGCTTTGGTGGCCTTGGGATATGGGTGAACAGCATCTTTATGAACTCTCTGCAGTCCTTGTTCATGAGGGCAATCGACTGGACTCCAAACGTGAAGTGTTTGGTGTGAGGGAGGTTAAGTTGGAAATGAATCCGGGTTTCTTACGGGCGGAAGTTGAGAATCCGTGGACTTTCGTGATCAATGGTAGACCGTACTTCCTTCGTGGAGCATGTTGGGGTGGTCCTCCGTCCTATTTCTATGGTCGCAACTCCGATAGAAAGTACGAAGACCGTTTGAAGATGGTGAAGGAAGCGAACATCAACAATCTACGAATCTTCGGCTGGCACCCTCCGGAAGTACCGAAATTTTACGAACTCTGCGATCGCTTGGGTATCACGGTATGGACGAATTTCGGTTTTGCGACGCAGGCCTTTGAGGCGACGCCGGAATTTCTGTATGGAGTGCTAAACGAGTGCAAGGCCACGGTCATACAACGCCGCAACCACCCGTCGAACATCATTTGGATGGGAGGGGAGGAAGTGTTTTTCTCCGATGCCCATGTCGACAGCGACAACAAGCTGATCATGGAGGAGATCGGTAAGGCGGTAGCGGAGGTGACCAATGTCCCTTATGCCTTGGCATCGCCGATGAGTGGCGAGTACGGGCAGAAGCTTGGTTTCGCTCCGAAGGAGTCCTCTCACGCCAATGAGCACTACTACGCTGCCGGTCACCTTCTGATGGAGGACTATTACGGCACCATGGACTATTGCGTGATTCCTGAGTTGACAGCGGCCTCGGCGCCGGCGGTGGAGAGTCTGAAGAAGTTCATCCCCGAAAAGGAGCTCTGGCCGATGGGGCCGAGCTGGGGCTACCATTGGGCGGACCTTACCATTTTGAAGTTGCTCAATGTGGAAGTCTTTGGCGAGACGCGGGACGGTTCCTTGGAGGAATTCGTAGAGTCGACGCAACTCGCTCATGGGATCATCGCCCAGTATGCATTGGAGCATTTCCGTCGCCGCAAGCCGCGGGTCAGCGCGGTGGCGCTTTGTCACTTCATGACTTATTTGCCGGACATCAAGTGGGGCATAATCGACTACTATGGCAAGAAGAAGACTGCCTTCGAGTATGTCACGCGGGCCTACCAGCCGCTGTTGCCCAGTCTCGAATACCGCAAGCGCCGCTTCAATTCAGGTTCTCCGCTGGAGGCCAGCGTTTGGATCGTCAACGACTATCATCGCTCCTTCGAGAATCTGATCTTAAGTTGGAAGGTGTTGAGCCCAGCGGGCAAGACTTTGGGCGAAGGTAGCCGGGTGGTTCATATAGACGCTGAGAGCTCGAAGGCGTATTTGGATCTGGATACGATCATCGAAGGAAGCGACTACGAGCTCTTTAAGGTCGAGATGTCGATTGCGGACGCGAAGGGCAAGATCCTGTCCAGCAACTTCCACACGCTGATGGTCGGAGACCAGGAGGCTGCGATCGAGCGCAGTCTCAAGCTCTACGATCAAATGCGCGACGACCAGCAAGCCTTTGGCAAGAGCTACTATCGCTACCACGAAGAGCTTTGGGATATCGATTGA